A single Cupriavidus sp. D39 DNA region contains:
- a CDS encoding acetyl-CoA carboxylase biotin carboxyl carrier protein subunit has product MNKIEAAVSGHVCAIHIEVGATIAAGDAVMMIESMKMEIPLESEYAGVVKTILVQQGDAVAEGQAVVELA; this is encoded by the coding sequence ATGAACAAGATCGAAGCCGCGGTGAGCGGCCATGTCTGCGCCATCCATATCGAAGTTGGCGCTACCATTGCGGCCGGCGACGCCGTGATGATGATCGAGTCCATGAAAATGGAGATTCCGCTCGAATCCGAATATGCTGGCGTGGTCAAGACCATCCTGGTGCAGCAAGGCGACGCCGTCGCCGAGGGCCAGGCGGTGGTGGAACTCGCATAA
- a CDS encoding PaaI family thioesterase — translation MESTAQIVPVAPGTPEKPYFGIDIPLMRHLGLQPVQMEEGLCRTRLPASPFLVNSRGDVHGGTLMATLDFTLSGAARSHAPLETGVITIDMSTHFLAAARGELHLEARCMRRGARIAFCEGEVKNGAGEVVCVARAAFKLVPLSSGGN, via the coding sequence TTGGAAAGCACCGCTCAGATTGTCCCGGTGGCGCCGGGCACGCCCGAGAAGCCCTATTTCGGCATCGACATCCCGCTGATGCGTCATCTCGGCCTGCAGCCCGTGCAGATGGAAGAAGGCCTGTGCCGCACGCGCCTGCCGGCCAGCCCGTTCCTGGTCAACAGCCGGGGCGACGTGCACGGCGGCACCTTGATGGCCACGCTGGATTTCACGCTCAGTGGCGCCGCGCGCTCGCACGCGCCGCTGGAAACCGGCGTGATCACCATTGATATGTCCACGCACTTCCTCGCCGCCGCGCGGGGCGAGCTGCACCTGGAAGCGCGTTGCATGCGGCGCGGGGCGCGCATCGCGTTTTGCGAGGGCGAAGTGAAGAACGGTGCTGGTGAAGTGGTTTGCGTGGCGCGCGCGGCGTTCAAGCTGGTGCCGCTGAGCAGCGGCGGGAACTGA
- a CDS encoding PGDYG domain-containing protein, producing MPTLAHIDLRTDPAAALYQKHEVVQVAFAKEPGELISLEGPNRYQPGDAIITGSTGDRWVVSRERFDPKYDPLQAGTHGQDGAYQNIPGVVLAKRMDEAFSIARSAGGDVLHGAAGDWLMQYAPNDYGIVQQARFAQVYRPAPSQA from the coding sequence ATGCCTACCCTAGCCCACATCGACCTGCGCACCGACCCCGCTGCCGCCCTCTACCAAAAACACGAAGTAGTCCAGGTGGCCTTCGCCAAAGAACCCGGCGAACTCATCAGCCTCGAAGGCCCCAACCGCTACCAACCCGGCGACGCGATCATCACCGGCTCCACCGGCGACCGCTGGGTCGTATCCCGCGAGCGCTTCGACCCCAAGTACGATCCCCTGCAAGCCGGCACGCACGGCCAGGACGGCGCCTACCAGAACATCCCTGGCGTGGTGCTGGCCAAACGCATGGACGAAGCCTTCAGCATCGCCCGCTCCGCCGGAGGCGACGTGCTGCACGGCGCGGCCGGCGACTGGCTGATGCAGTACGCGCCGAACGACTACGGCATCGTCCAGCAGGCCCGCTTCGCGCAGGTCTACCGGCCGGCACCGAGCCAGGCCTGA
- the thiD gene encoding bifunctional hydroxymethylpyrimidine kinase/phosphomethylpyrimidine kinase, with protein MTQTTHRPPRTLTIAGSDSGGGAGIQADLKTFAALGCFGMSAITAITAQNTLGVTGVHAIPADMVAAQIDAVASDIGVDAAKTGMLGTAAIVEAVAAAVDRHGIRQLVVDPVMISTSGATLADDATTQAMVRLLFPRAVLVTPNLPEASYLLGRKITRRDEMEQAARDLVALGCPAVLLKGGHLDPADAGLDDLLLGADGTVRVFSHQRVDTRNLHGTGCTLAAAIAAQLARGDALKDAVEVALDFVADAIVAGADFALGAGNGPLNHGFAPRVLG; from the coding sequence ATGACCCAGACGACACACCGCCCCCCGCGCACCCTGACCATCGCCGGCTCCGATTCCGGCGGCGGCGCGGGCATCCAGGCCGATCTCAAGACCTTTGCCGCGCTGGGCTGCTTCGGCATGAGCGCGATTACCGCCATCACGGCGCAGAACACGCTCGGCGTGACCGGCGTGCACGCCATCCCGGCCGACATGGTGGCGGCCCAGATCGACGCGGTTGCCAGCGATATCGGCGTGGATGCGGCCAAGACGGGCATGCTGGGCACGGCCGCCATCGTCGAAGCGGTAGCCGCCGCGGTGGACCGCCATGGCATCCGCCAGCTGGTGGTGGACCCGGTGATGATCTCCACCTCCGGCGCCACCCTGGCGGACGACGCCACCACCCAGGCCATGGTGCGCCTGCTGTTCCCGCGCGCCGTGCTGGTCACGCCCAACCTGCCTGAGGCGTCCTATTTGCTGGGCCGCAAGATCACCCGGCGCGACGAAATGGAGCAGGCCGCACGCGACCTGGTCGCGCTGGGCTGCCCGGCGGTACTGCTCAAGGGTGGGCACCTGGATCCTGCGGATGCCGGGCTGGACGACCTGCTGCTGGGCGCCGACGGCACCGTGCGCGTGTTTTCACATCAGCGGGTCGACACCCGTAACCTGCATGGCACAGGCTGCACGCTGGCGGCGGCCATTGCCGCCCAGCTGGCGCGGGGCGATGCGCTGAAAGATGCGGTGGAGGTGGCGCTGGATTTCGTGGCCGATGCGATTGTGGCGGGCGCGGATTTTGCGCTTGGAGCGGGCAACGGGCCGCTCAATCACGGCTTTGCGCCGCGGGTGCTGGGGTGA
- a CDS encoding phage holin family protein, whose translation MRLLAVWIINAAALFLVGSLIDGIHLGGFGSAMIAALVLGLVNTLIRPILVILTLPVTLLTLGLFIFVINALLFLFVGKLLAGFVVTGFGAALLGSILYSVISWALSSVLLGERRSA comes from the coding sequence ATGAGATTGTTGGCCGTCTGGATCATCAACGCCGCCGCGCTGTTCCTGGTGGGTAGCCTGATCGATGGGATTCATCTTGGCGGCTTTGGCTCGGCCATGATCGCGGCGCTGGTGCTTGGCCTGGTGAACACCTTGATCCGCCCGATCCTGGTGATCCTTACCCTGCCGGTGACGCTGCTGACGCTTGGCCTGTTTATCTTCGTGATCAACGCGCTGCTGTTCCTGTTCGTGGGCAAGCTGCTGGCCGGTTTCGTGGTCACCGGCTTTGGCGCGGCCCTGCTCGGCTCGATCCTCTACAGCGTGATTTCCTGGGCACTGTCGAGCGTGCTGCTCGGCGAACGCCGCAGCGCCTGA
- the metF gene encoding methylenetetrahydrofolate reductase [NAD(P)H], which yields MQDRYFSFEFFPPKTAEGAEKLRNTRAQLAPLQPKFISVTFGAGGTTQQGTLDAVLEIQREGIEAAPHLSCVGSSRESIRDILKTYREGGIRHIVALRGDMPSGMGEIGEFRYANELVAFIRAETGDWFNIEVAAYPEYHPQAKSPRHDLENFVRKVKAGADSAITQYFFNADAYFRFVDDVRAMGVDVPIVPGIMPITNSSQLMRFSEMCGAEVPRWVAKRLEGFGDDRESIRAFGLDVVTALCERLLAAGVPGLHFYTLNTASATKAIWQRLKL from the coding sequence ATGCAAGACCGCTACTTCAGCTTTGAATTCTTCCCGCCCAAGACGGCGGAGGGCGCCGAGAAGCTGCGCAACACGCGTGCGCAGCTCGCTCCGCTGCAGCCCAAGTTCATCTCGGTGACCTTCGGCGCCGGCGGCACCACCCAGCAGGGCACGCTGGATGCCGTGCTGGAGATCCAGCGCGAAGGCATCGAGGCCGCGCCGCACCTGTCGTGCGTGGGATCCTCGCGCGAGAGCATCCGCGATATCCTCAAGACCTACCGCGAGGGCGGCATCCGCCACATCGTCGCGCTGCGCGGCGACATGCCGTCGGGCATGGGCGAGATCGGCGAGTTCCGCTATGCCAACGAGCTGGTGGCGTTCATCCGCGCCGAGACCGGCGACTGGTTCAACATCGAGGTGGCGGCTTATCCCGAGTACCATCCGCAAGCCAAGTCGCCCCGCCACGATCTCGAGAATTTCGTGCGCAAGGTCAAGGCTGGCGCCGACTCGGCCATCACCCAGTACTTCTTCAACGCCGACGCGTACTTCCGCTTTGTCGACGACGTGCGCGCCATGGGCGTGGACGTGCCGATCGTGCCGGGTATCATGCCGATCACCAATTCCTCGCAGCTGATGCGCTTCTCCGAGATGTGCGGCGCCGAAGTGCCGCGCTGGGTGGCCAAGCGCCTGGAAGGCTTCGGCGACGACCGCGAGTCGATCCGCGCCTTTGGCCTGGACGTGGTCACCGCGCTGTGTGAGCGCCTGCTTGCGGCCGGCGTGCCGGGGCTGCATTTCTATACGCTCAACACGGCCAGCGCCACCAAGGCCATCTGGCAACGCCTGAAGCTCTAA
- a CDS encoding TfoX/Sxy family protein, which yields MPARRPDPFIDHLLELMGPLAARIGPITARRMFGGHALYYDGLVFALVLGGRCFLKVDDKTRGRFEAEGGEPFRYSRNGREISMLHYLSAPPACLESAEAMTTWARLSVESTLRLANQAG from the coding sequence ATGCCCGCCCGCCGCCCCGACCCTTTCATCGACCACCTGCTCGAACTGATGGGGCCGCTGGCGGCGCGCATCGGGCCTATCACCGCGCGCCGCATGTTTGGCGGCCACGCGCTGTACTACGACGGCCTGGTGTTCGCGCTGGTGCTGGGCGGGCGCTGCTTCCTGAAGGTGGACGACAAGACGCGCGGCCGCTTCGAGGCCGAGGGCGGCGAGCCGTTTCGCTACAGCCGTAATGGACGCGAGATCTCCATGCTGCATTACTTGAGCGCGCCACCGGCCTGCCTGGAATCGGCCGAGGCCATGACCACCTGGGCACGGCTGTCGGTGGAATCCACGCTGCGGCTGGCCAACCAGGCCGGCTGA
- a CDS encoding 5-formyltetrahydrofolate cyclo-ligase, with product MQRAALRRQLLALRGALAQRSAADAGIEAALAALLERLPVHRLGFYWPIQQEFDARGVVSRWLAGAPGRQAALPVVSRPGAPLDFHLWEPATPMVAGHYGIPVPDGTPPLQPDVLLIPCVGFSGDKFRLGYGGGFYDRTLAALAAGGNAPVAIGIGHEACRIALVPQEHDLPMDWVVSEGGVLRDW from the coding sequence ATGCAGCGAGCGGCGCTGCGGCGCCAGCTGCTGGCGCTGCGCGGCGCCTTGGCGCAGCGCAGCGCCGCCGACGCCGGCATCGAAGCCGCGCTGGCCGCACTACTGGAGCGCCTGCCCGTGCATCGCCTTGGCTTCTACTGGCCGATCCAGCAGGAGTTCGACGCCCGTGGCGTGGTCTCGCGCTGGCTGGCCGGCGCCCCCGGGCGCCAAGCGGCCCTGCCGGTGGTGAGCCGGCCGGGCGCGCCGCTGGATTTCCACCTGTGGGAGCCGGCTACGCCGATGGTTGCCGGGCACTACGGCATTCCGGTGCCGGACGGCACGCCGCCCTTGCAGCCTGACGTCCTGCTGATTCCATGTGTCGGTTTCAGCGGGGATAAGTTCCGCCTGGGATATGGCGGCGGGTTCTATGACCGCACGCTGGCGGCGCTGGCTGCCGGCGGGAACGCGCCGGTGGCGATCGGCATCGGCCATGAGGCCTGCCGGATTGCGCTGGTGCCGCAGGAGCATGATTTGCCGATGGATTGGGTGGTTAGTGAGGGGGGTGTTTTGAGGGATTGGTGA
- a CDS encoding lytic transglycosylase domain-containing protein, with protein MPKGVYPQRAAKAALAAIACALLATPVFAQKRPQPQPQSQSLAIPSDPDDAFVALRDAARKNDVARTDAISATLVDYPISSYVEYFRIKPQMFDASGLARIDAPDDQVRAFLQRYKGQAIADRMRNDWLLVLGKKRDWANFDVEYPQFVLKDDTQVECYALLSRALKGQNVAADARAALSDPRYYGEGCVDLIGYLAQSKQIEPSDAAFQARQALEQNYVTLAGRIAATVPDARGDSDALATVVKMARNDPSQAAAYLSANAGSLSREEQGAGWGVIGQFAAKKLAPEAAGYYRRQMDLGGNQWLSDETQEWRVRAALRQGDWRQVRQAVELMRPELRAKDPAWTYWYGRALKADNRGAEAEKQFQSIAGQFNFYGQLASEELGNRIVLPARTAVSDAEVNAMRTRPGFLRAQKLYDLNLRFEGNREWNWELRGMTDRQLLAAADYARRIELLDRAVNTADRTQAEHDFSLRFLMPYRDIMQRATDDVGLDMAWAYGLVRQESRFIMNARSSAGAHGLMQVMPATAKWVARKIGMSDFSPSMMSDPNINIQLGTNYMSMVFTDLDSSWTLASAAYNAGPGRPKNWRSSLPRAVEGAIFAETIPFSETRTYVKNVLSNATYYAALMSGRPQSLKDRLGVVSPSQVTTTSLP; from the coding sequence ATGCCGAAGGGAGTATATCCGCAGCGTGCGGCCAAGGCCGCCCTGGCGGCGATCGCGTGCGCACTGCTTGCCACGCCGGTATTTGCGCAGAAACGGCCCCAGCCGCAACCCCAATCGCAGTCGCTCGCCATCCCGAGCGACCCCGACGACGCTTTCGTGGCGCTGCGCGACGCCGCGCGCAAGAACGACGTGGCACGCACCGACGCCATCTCGGCCACGCTGGTGGACTACCCGATCTCGTCTTACGTCGAGTACTTCCGCATCAAGCCGCAGATGTTCGATGCCAGCGGCCTGGCCCGCATCGATGCCCCCGACGACCAGGTGCGCGCCTTCCTGCAGCGCTACAAGGGCCAGGCCATTGCCGACCGCATGCGCAATGACTGGCTGCTGGTGCTGGGCAAGAAGCGCGACTGGGCCAATTTCGATGTCGAATACCCGCAGTTCGTGCTCAAGGACGATACGCAGGTCGAGTGCTACGCGCTGCTGTCGCGCGCGCTCAAGGGCCAGAACGTGGCGGCGGATGCACGCGCGGCGCTGAGCGATCCACGCTACTACGGCGAAGGTTGTGTCGACCTGATCGGCTACCTGGCCCAAAGCAAGCAGATCGAGCCGAGCGACGCGGCCTTCCAGGCACGCCAGGCGCTGGAGCAGAACTATGTGACGCTGGCCGGGCGCATCGCCGCCACCGTGCCCGACGCGCGCGGCGACAGCGACGCCCTCGCCACCGTGGTCAAGATGGCGCGCAACGATCCCTCCCAGGCCGCGGCCTACCTCAGCGCCAACGCCGGCAGCCTGTCGCGCGAGGAGCAGGGCGCTGGCTGGGGCGTGATCGGCCAGTTTGCCGCCAAGAAGCTCGCGCCCGAGGCGGCCGGCTACTACCGCCGCCAGATGGACCTGGGCGGCAACCAGTGGCTGTCAGACGAAACGCAGGAGTGGCGCGTGCGCGCCGCGCTGCGCCAGGGCGACTGGAGGCAGGTGCGCCAGGCGGTGGAGCTGATGCGCCCCGAGCTGCGCGCCAAGGACCCGGCCTGGACGTACTGGTACGGCCGCGCGCTCAAGGCGGACAACCGCGGCGCCGAGGCCGAGAAACAGTTCCAGTCGATTGCCGGCCAGTTCAACTTCTATGGCCAGCTGGCCAGCGAGGAACTGGGCAATCGCATCGTGCTGCCGGCACGCACGGCGGTCAGCGATGCCGAGGTCAATGCCATGCGCACCCGCCCGGGCTTCCTGCGCGCGCAGAAGCTCTATGACCTGAACCTGCGCTTCGAGGGCAACCGCGAATGGAACTGGGAGCTGCGCGGCATGACCGACCGCCAGCTGCTGGCCGCTGCCGACTACGCCCGCCGCATCGAGCTGCTGGACCGCGCCGTGAACACGGCCGACCGCACCCAGGCCGAGCACGACTTCTCGCTGCGCTTCCTGATGCCGTACCGCGACATCATGCAGCGCGCCACCGATGACGTGGGCCTGGACATGGCGTGGGCCTATGGCCTGGTGCGCCAGGAATCGCGCTTCATCATGAACGCGCGCTCCTCGGCGGGGGCCCATGGCCTGATGCAGGTGATGCCGGCGACCGCCAAGTGGGTGGCGCGCAAGATCGGCATGAGCGATTTCTCGCCCTCGATGATGAGCGATCCCAATATCAACATCCAGCTCGGCACCAACTACATGAGCATGGTGTTTACCGACCTGGACAGCTCCTGGACGCTGGCGTCGGCCGCCTACAACGCTGGCCCGGGCCGTCCCAAGAACTGGCGCTCCAGTTTGCCGCGCGCGGTCGAGGGTGCGATCTTCGCCGAGACCATTCCGTTCTCGGAGACCCGGACCTACGTGAAGAATGTACTGTCGAACGCCACGTACTATGCTGCATTGATGAGCGGCCGGCCGCAGTCGCTCAAGGATCGCCTGGGCGTGGTGTCGCCGTCGCAGGTCACCACGACCAGCCTGCCCTGA
- a CDS encoding complex I NDUFA9 subunit family protein has protein sequence MQTSNVLVIGGAGFLGSHLVARLAGVATASATPLEPGTVVEPPLDPERIVVATRDAEHAQHLLLLPRVEVIELDVRNDVALNAAIGTLGTDGIVVNLVGILHGERAEPYGAAFAAAHVDLPRRIVEACRSTGVRRLLHMSALGADSAGPSMYLRSKGDGERVVRESALDWTIFRPSVIFGPDDHFLNLFAHMQELAPVVPLACAQARFQPVYVQDVAQAMVNAMATPATIGHAYDLAGPQVYTLEELVRFAGRASGHPRPVLHLPDALARVQAAILEHMPGAPVMTRDNLDSMRLDNVMHGTIAPELGLRQPVGLEVVMTDVLAGRGHESFMLGLRRSGYR, from the coding sequence ATGCAGACCAGCAACGTTCTAGTGATCGGAGGGGCCGGCTTTCTCGGCAGCCACCTGGTGGCCCGGCTGGCGGGCGTTGCCACCGCGTCGGCCACGCCGCTGGAGCCGGGCACCGTCGTGGAGCCGCCTCTCGACCCCGAGCGGATCGTGGTCGCCACCCGCGACGCCGAGCATGCGCAGCACCTGCTGCTGTTGCCGCGCGTGGAGGTGATCGAGCTGGACGTGAGAAACGATGTCGCGCTGAATGCCGCCATCGGCACGCTGGGCACCGACGGCATCGTGGTCAACCTGGTCGGCATTCTCCACGGCGAACGCGCCGAGCCCTACGGCGCTGCCTTTGCCGCGGCGCACGTGGACCTGCCGCGGCGCATCGTCGAGGCCTGCCGCAGCACGGGCGTGCGCAGGCTGTTGCACATGAGCGCGCTGGGCGCCGACAGCGCCGGCCCGTCGATGTACCTGCGCAGCAAGGGCGACGGCGAGCGCGTGGTGCGCGAGAGCGCTCTGGACTGGACCATCTTCCGTCCGTCCGTGATATTTGGCCCCGACGACCATTTCCTCAATCTGTTCGCCCATATGCAGGAACTGGCGCCGGTGGTGCCGCTCGCCTGCGCGCAAGCCAGGTTCCAGCCGGTGTACGTGCAGGACGTGGCGCAGGCCATGGTCAACGCCATGGCGACCCCGGCCACCATCGGTCACGCCTACGACCTGGCGGGGCCGCAGGTCTATACGCTAGAGGAGCTGGTGCGTTTTGCGGGCCGCGCCAGCGGGCACCCGCGCCCGGTCCTGCACCTGCCCGACGCCCTGGCCCGCGTGCAGGCAGCCATCCTCGAACATATGCCGGGCGCACCGGTGATGACGCGCGACAACCTGGACTCCATGCGGCTCGACAATGTCATGCACGGGACGATTGCGCCCGAGCTTGGGCTGCGCCAGCCGGTGGGGCTGGAGGTGGTGATGACCGATGTGCTGGCGGGCCGCGGGCACGAGAGCTTCATGCTGGGACTGCGGCGCAGCGGGTACCGTTGA
- a CDS encoding glutathione S-transferase family protein has product MKLVIGNKNYSSWSLRPWLLMRQAGIAFEEVKVRLFVAGFDEAIARHSPAGKVPVLVDGDISVWDSLSIAEYLAEAFPEKQLWPADRAERAHARSICAEMHSGFGNLRSQLPMNVTAVLPGMGWNVAVQRDVDRVAAIWSGLRARHAGAGPFLFGTFTIADAFFAPVVSRFATYGIHLPDAAKQYADFILALPAMQAWIADAHEERDFVASDEPYRLVPDRADAVVINH; this is encoded by the coding sequence ATGAAGCTCGTCATCGGCAACAAGAATTACTCTTCCTGGTCGCTGCGCCCCTGGTTGCTGATGCGGCAGGCGGGCATTGCGTTCGAGGAGGTCAAGGTGCGCTTGTTCGTGGCCGGATTTGACGAAGCGATTGCCCGGCACTCGCCCGCTGGCAAGGTGCCGGTGCTGGTCGATGGCGATATCTCCGTATGGGACTCGCTGTCGATCGCCGAATACCTGGCCGAGGCCTTTCCCGAGAAGCAGCTCTGGCCGGCCGACCGTGCCGAGCGCGCGCACGCGCGCTCGATCTGCGCGGAGATGCATTCGGGCTTCGGCAACCTGCGCAGCCAGTTGCCGATGAACGTCACCGCGGTGCTGCCGGGCATGGGCTGGAACGTAGCGGTACAGCGCGACGTGGACCGCGTCGCCGCGATCTGGTCAGGCCTGCGCGCACGCCACGCTGGCGCCGGCCCGTTCCTGTTCGGCACGTTCACCATCGCCGACGCATTTTTCGCGCCTGTGGTCAGCCGCTTTGCCACCTACGGCATCCACCTGCCCGACGCCGCCAAGCAATATGCGGACTTTATCCTGGCGCTGCCGGCCATGCAGGCATGGATCGCCGATGCCCATGAAGAGCGCGATTTTGTCGCCTCCGACGAGCCCTACCGTCTCGTCCCCGATCGCGCCGACGCGGTCGTGATCAACCATTGA
- a CDS encoding multifunctional CCA addition/repair protein, producing MQVYAVGGAIRDALLGLSSQDRDYVVVGATPAEMEAEGYKPVGKDFPVFLHPRTREEYALARTERKTAAGYKGFSFYCAPDVTLEDDLVRRDLTINAMAQAVGDDGALTGPVIDPYGGQPDLAARLFRHVSDAFAEDPVRILRVARFAARFVDFTVATETLVLMRRMVEAGEVDALVAERVWQELARGLMEARPSRMFEVLRECGALARLLPELDRLWGVPQRADYHPEVDTGVHVMMVVDTAAAMGVSLPVRFAALVHDLGKGTTPEDVLPRHLGHEQRSVELLEAVCKRLRVPTECRDLAVVVAREHGNIHRSEAFGAAALTRLLERCDALRKPARFAEALQACEADARGRLGFEDRAYPQTARLLMALEAAASVDAGAVARECAGNPGLIKDRVHAARVAAVEARLAE from the coding sequence ATGCAGGTCTATGCCGTAGGCGGAGCCATCCGCGACGCCCTGCTGGGCTTGTCGAGCCAGGACCGCGACTACGTGGTGGTGGGCGCAACCCCGGCCGAGATGGAAGCCGAAGGCTACAAGCCGGTAGGCAAGGATTTCCCCGTTTTCCTCCATCCCAGGACCCGGGAGGAATACGCGCTGGCCCGCACCGAGCGCAAGACCGCGGCGGGCTACAAGGGCTTTTCGTTCTATTGCGCACCGGACGTGACGCTGGAAGACGACCTGGTGCGGCGCGACCTTACCATCAACGCCATGGCGCAAGCGGTGGGCGATGACGGCGCGCTCACCGGCCCCGTGATCGATCCCTACGGCGGGCAGCCCGACCTTGCCGCACGGCTGTTCCGCCATGTGTCGGACGCTTTCGCCGAAGACCCGGTGCGGATCCTGCGCGTGGCGCGCTTCGCGGCGCGTTTTGTCGATTTCACGGTAGCGACGGAGACGCTGGTGCTGATGCGCCGGATGGTGGAAGCCGGCGAGGTCGACGCGCTGGTGGCTGAGCGCGTCTGGCAGGAACTCGCGCGCGGCCTGATGGAGGCGCGGCCCTCCCGCATGTTCGAGGTGCTGCGCGAATGCGGCGCGCTGGCGCGGCTGCTGCCCGAGCTGGACCGGCTATGGGGCGTGCCGCAGCGGGCCGATTACCACCCGGAGGTGGATACCGGCGTGCATGTGATGATGGTGGTGGATACCGCTGCCGCGATGGGCGTCTCGCTGCCGGTGCGCTTTGCCGCGCTGGTGCACGACCTGGGCAAGGGCACCACGCCAGAGGATGTGCTGCCGCGCCATCTCGGCCACGAGCAGCGCAGCGTGGAATTGCTGGAGGCGGTTTGCAAGCGGTTGCGCGTGCCGACCGAGTGCCGTGACCTGGCGGTGGTGGTGGCGCGCGAGCACGGCAATATCCATCGCTCCGAGGCGTTTGGCGCTGCCGCGCTGACGCGTTTGCTGGAGCGGTGCGATGCCCTGCGCAAGCCGGCGCGGTTTGCCGAAGCGCTGCAGGCTTGCGAGGCGGATGCGCGAGGGCGGCTTGGGTTTGAAGACCGGGCGTATCCGCAGACGGCGCGGCTGTTGATGGCGTTGGAGGCGGCGGCTTCGGTGGATGCGGGGGCGGTGGCGCGGGAATGCGCTGGTAATCCGGGCCTGATCAAGGATCGGGTGCATGCGGCGCGGGTGGCGGCGGTGGAGGCGCGGCTCGCGGAGTAG
- a CDS encoding DUF2905 domain-containing protein — protein sequence MLRWTFTIFLAVVVLSSALPWLQKLGLGRLPGDLRFRLFGREFVLPFASTILLSMVALVIGKLF from the coding sequence ATGCTGCGCTGGACTTTCACCATCTTCCTCGCCGTCGTCGTGCTGTCGTCGGCGCTGCCCTGGCTGCAGAAGCTGGGGCTGGGGCGGCTGCCGGGGGATTTGCGGTTTCGGTTGTTCGGGCGGGAGTTCGTGTTGCCGTTTGCTTCGACGATTCTATTGTCGATGGTGGCGTTGGTGATTGGGAAGTTGTTCTAG
- a CDS encoding SDR family oxidoreductase, giving the protein MALVTGAARRLGRVIALELAARGWDVAVHCHRSLAEAEALAEQIRAGGRRAAVLQADLADEASTATLIKACTDALGVPTCLVNNASLFQYDVATSFSYASLDTHMRTNVAAPLLLAREMHRAMSDTQRGVVINLLDQKLDNLNPDFLSYTLSKAALQTATVQLAQALGPKLRVVGVAPGITMVSGDQSSPGFRRAHRMTPLGQSSTPEDIAQAVAYLAEARAVTGTTLYVDGGQHLMPLARDVMFLTE; this is encoded by the coding sequence ATCGCGCTTGTCACCGGCGCCGCGCGCCGGCTCGGGCGCGTGATCGCGCTGGAACTGGCCGCGCGCGGCTGGGACGTGGCGGTACACTGCCACCGCTCGCTGGCCGAGGCCGAGGCGCTGGCCGAACAGATCCGCGCCGGCGGACGGCGCGCCGCCGTGCTGCAGGCCGACCTGGCCGACGAGGCGTCCACCGCCACGCTGATCAAGGCCTGCACCGATGCGCTGGGCGTGCCGACCTGCCTGGTCAACAATGCCTCGCTGTTCCAGTACGACGTGGCCACCAGCTTTTCCTATGCCTCGCTCGATACGCATATGCGCACCAATGTGGCCGCGCCGCTGCTGCTCGCGCGGGAAATGCACCGTGCCATGTCGGACACGCAGCGCGGCGTGGTCATCAACCTGCTCGACCAGAAGCTGGATAACCTGAATCCGGACTTCCTGTCGTACACCCTGTCCAAGGCGGCGCTGCAGACGGCCACCGTGCAACTGGCCCAGGCACTGGGGCCCAAGCTGCGCGTGGTGGGCGTGGCGCCCGGCATCACCATGGTCTCGGGCGACCAGTCCAGCCCGGGCTTCCGGCGCGCCCACCGCATGACGCCGCTGGGGCAGTCGTCCACGCCGGAAGACATCGCGCAGGCGGTGGCCTACCTGGCCGAGGCGCGCGCCGTGACCGGCACCACGCTTTACGTCGACGGCGGCCAGCACCTGATGCCGCTGGCGCGCGACGTGATGTTCCTGACTGAATAA
- a CDS encoding dihydroneopterin aldolase, whose amino-acid sequence MTMLAALTHPSLQDCRRMFLRNYEVRINIGVHEFEKKGEQRVLINIDLFVPLAQSTPQDDKLQEVVDYDFMRNTVAERMAQGHVHLQETLCDDVARAMLKHPKVRAVRVSTEKPDVYPDCDSVGVEVFHIKSE is encoded by the coding sequence ATGACCATGCTCGCCGCCCTCACACACCCCAGCCTGCAAGACTGCCGCCGCATGTTCTTGCGCAACTACGAAGTGCGGATCAATATCGGCGTGCACGAATTCGAGAAAAAGGGCGAACAGCGCGTGCTGATCAATATCGACCTGTTCGTGCCGCTGGCCCAGAGCACGCCGCAGGACGACAAGTTGCAGGAAGTGGTGGACTACGACTTCATGCGCAATACGGTCGCCGAGCGCATGGCGCAGGGCCACGTCCACCTGCAGGAAACCCTGTGCGACGACGTGGCGCGCGCCATGCTCAAGCACCCCAAGGTGCGCGCCGTGCGCGTATCGACCGAAAAGCCGGACGTCTATCCGGACTGCGATTCGGTCGGCGTCGAGGTGTTCCACATCAAGAGCGAGTAA